The Kryptolebias marmoratus isolate JLee-2015 linkage group LG18, ASM164957v2, whole genome shotgun sequence genome includes a region encoding these proteins:
- the tm2d1 gene encoding TM2 domain-containing protein 1: protein MALRRLLCLRSGTLFLLVFCLYSHLRLLLAEQVDTCEQLRLGQYKCNDPKIDDVTQEPETCRDSTAWVECVPAPNVTCRLPNGTEFRFSGIEVGFNRTISCRNVSGYSYKVAVALSLFLGWLGADRFYLGYPALGLLKFCTVGFCGIGTLIDFILIAMQIVGPADGSNYIVDYYGARLTRLSITNETYKKPHLPS, encoded by the exons ATGGCGCTGAGGCGGCTGTTGTGTTTACGTTCCGGGACGCtgtttctgctggttttctgtctttattctcACCTCAGGCTCCTTCTGGCCGAACAGGTGGACACCTGCGAACAACTGAGGCTCGGACA GTATAAGTGTAACGACCCGAAGATCGATGACGTCACGCAGGAGCCGGAGACCTGCCGGGACTCCACGGCCTGGG TGGAGTGTGTTCCCGCTCCAAACGTCACCTGTCGGCTCCCAAACGGAACCGAGTTCCGGTTCAGCGGGATCGAGGTGGGCTTCAACAGAACCATCAGCTGCAGGAACGT GAGCGGATATTCTTACAAAGTGGCCGTGGCTCTGTCTCTGTTCCTGGGCTGGCTCGGAGCGGACCGGTTCTACCTGGGGTACCCTGCTTTGG GGCTCTTGAAGTTCTGCActgttgggttctgtggaatcGGAACTCTGATTGACTTTATATTGATCGCCATGCAG ATTGTGGGTCCAGCTGATGGATCCAACTACATCGTGGACTATTACGGCGCCCGTCTGACTCGTCTGTCCATCACTAACGAGACATACAAGAAGCCCCACCTCCCTTCCTGA